In a single window of the Pseudodesulfovibrio profundus genome:
- a CDS encoding flagellar hook-length control protein FliK: protein MQNIPGIALEKATEQMKTLTYSNVKTTTQHQLFADLFNQHSNRIEDELALKPVATKEQVLEAAPVVSEEKHQPTSVANEEAPVQQAPEKPAAEGRDRDKRMTQEDLNAVRDDLKQYGMTEEDIAEIEEEVNSEDGMTWGQFVSTIAHKMNEMRKVSLSDEQKDQLHTFFAKFGFTEKESTKLIKQLENGHQDKVMAALQQKIDQMPEQQQLLFSKEQIEAFSAAMNFSKEFTSKIKEAFGKNMMAKDMKEAFTMIRQEMANMDKKDQELVRAVGKTFLQAMGNTAKDSTAAKDLGEAVDLKPRVGEDQPRPDVKQEFREAADNRKDVLPDANARKSSQKVMPEQAQQDMTDQNMDNDSNSTWNNFFGKLQDDGSGQKGAPQIKATTETIESLLKTGLAEAQAADKARAWEKISAPKVMRQVENAFIQTMNNGAKQLTLQLTPEALGKLSVMLQVNGKEVSATIRAESADAAKVIAENIDIIKSSLESQGLKVDKLDVQTGLSGSNDHNNWAGQDQHNLAREREAMMAMRNHMRQMREESGVLAQDMQNVREQVINSDQRLYVVA, encoded by the coding sequence ATGCAAAATATTCCCGGCATCGCCTTGGAAAAGGCCACAGAACAGATGAAGACCCTGACGTATTCCAACGTCAAGACCACTACGCAGCACCAATTGTTTGCGGATCTGTTCAATCAGCATTCCAACAGAATTGAAGACGAGCTTGCACTCAAGCCTGTTGCCACCAAGGAGCAGGTGCTTGAGGCTGCACCCGTTGTCAGCGAAGAAAAGCATCAGCCCACCTCCGTCGCCAATGAGGAAGCCCCGGTTCAACAGGCTCCTGAAAAGCCGGCGGCCGAGGGACGTGACCGCGACAAGCGCATGACTCAGGAAGACCTGAATGCTGTTCGTGACGACCTCAAGCAATACGGAATGACTGAAGAGGACATCGCCGAGATCGAAGAAGAGGTCAACAGCGAAGACGGCATGACCTGGGGACAGTTTGTTTCGACCATCGCCCACAAGATGAACGAGATGCGCAAGGTATCCCTTTCTGACGAGCAAAAGGACCAACTCCATACATTTTTCGCCAAGTTCGGCTTCACCGAAAAGGAATCCACCAAGCTGATCAAGCAGCTTGAGAACGGACACCAGGACAAGGTGATGGCCGCCCTTCAGCAGAAGATCGACCAGATGCCCGAGCAACAGCAATTGCTGTTCAGCAAGGAGCAGATCGAAGCGTTTTCCGCAGCCATGAACTTCTCCAAGGAGTTCACTTCCAAGATCAAGGAAGCTTTTGGCAAGAATATGATGGCCAAGGATATGAAGGAAGCCTTCACCATGATCCGTCAGGAAATGGCGAACATGGACAAGAAGGATCAGGAACTGGTCCGGGCCGTTGGTAAGACCTTCCTTCAGGCCATGGGCAACACGGCTAAGGATTCCACCGCAGCCAAGGACCTCGGCGAAGCCGTAGACCTGAAGCCGCGTGTGGGCGAAGACCAGCCCCGCCCCGACGTCAAGCAGGAGTTCCGTGAAGCGGCCGACAATCGCAAGGACGTCTTGCCCGATGCCAACGCCCGCAAGAGCAGCCAGAAGGTGATGCCCGAGCAGGCGCAGCAGGACATGACCGACCAGAACATGGATAACGACTCCAACAGCACCTGGAACAATTTCTTCGGCAAGCTGCAGGATGACGGCAGTGGTCAGAAGGGCGCACCCCAAATCAAGGCAACCACGGAAACCATCGAATCACTCCTGAAGACCGGTCTTGCCGAGGCGCAAGCCGCAGACAAGGCTCGGGCATGGGAAAAGATTTCCGCCCCCAAGGTCATGCGTCAGGTGGAAAATGCCTTCATCCAGACGATGAATAACGGTGCAAAGCAACTCACTCTGCAACTCACCCCTGAAGCGTTGGGCAAGCTGTCCGTCATGCTGCAGGTCAATGGCAAGGAAGTGAGCGCCACCATCCGGGCAGAGAGTGCAGACGCTGCCAAGGTTATCGCAGAAAACATCGATATCATTAAGAGTTCCCTCGAAAGCCAGGGGCTGAAGGTTGACAAGCTGGACGTCCAGACCGGTCTCTCAGGCTCCAATGACCACAACAATTGGGCAGGTCAGGATCAACATAACCTGGCCCGGGAACGGGAAGCCATGATGGCCATGCGCAACCATATGCGACAAATGCGCGAGGAAAGCGGCGTTCTGGCCCAGGACATGCAAAACGTACGTGAACAGGTAATTAATTCCGACCAACGACTGTACGTCGTCGCGTAG
- a CDS encoding flagellar hook assembly protein FlgD, whose translation MSYIDNSGVILGAQEERLAASNTPENKTSMDQDDFLTILVAQLTHQDPLSPMQDTDMTSQLAEFSSLEQLTNINEGITGLNDNMTQNDMLSAVSFIGKEIKAEGYRVSIDEGNVSSIYYGFGEPVSSIMMNIYDSEGAIIRTVELGSKKAGSYQYEWDGKNEKGEVMPDGSYGIGMLGEDAEGKPVMVQTEISGKVDAVVNEGGTQYLRLKDGRFVSFLNVKEIVDPGSEQVTTPDDSTEETVQ comes from the coding sequence ATGTCTTATATCGATAATTCCGGAGTCATTCTTGGAGCGCAGGAAGAGCGTCTGGCTGCTTCCAACACGCCCGAAAACAAGACCAGCATGGATCAGGACGACTTCCTGACCATTCTTGTGGCTCAGCTCACGCATCAGGATCCGCTCAGCCCGATGCAGGATACGGACATGACATCTCAGTTGGCCGAATTCTCCAGCCTGGAGCAGCTCACCAACATCAATGAAGGCATTACCGGCCTCAATGACAACATGACCCAGAACGACATGCTCTCCGCAGTCAGCTTTATCGGCAAGGAAATCAAGGCCGAGGGCTACCGGGTCTCTATCGATGAAGGTAATGTGTCTTCCATCTACTACGGATTCGGCGAGCCGGTCTCTTCCATCATGATGAACATCTATGATTCCGAAGGCGCCATCATCCGCACCGTGGAGCTGGGCAGCAAGAAGGCTGGCTCCTACCAGTATGAGTGGGACGGCAAGAACGAAAAGGGCGAGGTCATGCCTGACGGTTCATACGGCATCGGTATGCTGGGTGAAGACGCTGAAGGCAAGCCGGTCATGGTCCAAACAGAAATTTCCGGGAAGGTCGATGCAGTGGTCAACGAGGGCGGTACCCAGTACCTGCGCCTCAAGGACGGCCGCTTCGTGAGCTTCCTCAACGTCAAGGAAATCGTCGATCCAGGCAGTGAACAGGTCACCACTCCGGACGATTCGACGGAAGAAACCGTACAGTAA
- a CDS encoding flagellar hook protein FlgE, translating into MGLTASLYSGISGLTTHSQRMTVIGNNLANVNTTGFKGTRMYFEDLLSQDFSTVNGVGQVGRGVRVSSIYSDFGQGAFEASTEATDMAISGDGFFMVKPIGQEDTFYTRAGNFRFDNDGYLVDPHGYAIQGWEVEQSSTTVSTSSTSTSTATNQTRIIGTPTDIRLDNFQSSPKSTSSVSVVTNLDPSAVDSSTSANNPYFSMFENWNGADDVPIPSANYAYSTTLKVYDDIGTGHNLTVYFDPVTMSNAGGNTVWEYMVTVDPNEDQRMLSGADGNMTTIGQGATSAAGVLMMGTLTFTTGQLSGMSAYTLKSNGGASGGPKNLDNWTLADFSTTGYPVFTANFLGKSNASTAEAANATPIQMDFGIANNDLSSNGNGSVTKGWSSALGTLPTNASAAQLQNIDNAGWLPNFKDRDVSALATQSYDTGGSSTLFQSQDGYSAGILQNVSITREGVLTGHYSNGQVLELYAITLATFTNEHGLRREGGNLFTDTRDSGPALTGQAGSSGKGTVDGNALEMSNVDMANEFVRMITTQRGFQANTKVITTTDSMLGEVIAMKR; encoded by the coding sequence ATGGGTTTGACAGCATCATTATACTCGGGAATCAGCGGCTTGACGACGCACTCCCAGCGGATGACCGTCATCGGCAACAACCTTGCCAACGTCAACACCACTGGATTCAAGGGCACTCGGATGTACTTCGAGGACCTGCTGAGCCAGGATTTTTCCACCGTCAACGGTGTCGGCCAGGTAGGACGAGGCGTCAGAGTCTCATCCATCTATTCCGATTTCGGTCAGGGAGCGTTCGAGGCGTCCACCGAAGCAACCGACATGGCTATTTCCGGTGACGGATTCTTCATGGTCAAGCCGATTGGTCAGGAAGACACATTCTACACCAGAGCGGGCAACTTCCGCTTCGACAACGACGGCTACCTGGTCGATCCTCACGGATACGCCATCCAGGGATGGGAAGTCGAACAATCTTCCACCACTGTTTCCACCAGCAGCACATCCACTTCCACGGCCACCAATCAGACCCGCATCATCGGCACGCCGACAGACATCCGGCTCGACAATTTCCAGTCCTCGCCCAAGTCCACCAGCAGCGTATCTGTGGTAACCAACCTCGATCCCTCTGCGGTCGACAGCTCAACAAGCGCGAACAATCCGTATTTTTCCATGTTCGAGAACTGGAATGGTGCTGACGACGTACCCATTCCGTCCGCCAACTATGCCTACTCCACCACGCTGAAGGTATATGATGACATCGGTACCGGTCACAACCTGACCGTCTACTTTGATCCGGTCACCATGAGTAACGCCGGCGGCAACACCGTCTGGGAATACATGGTAACTGTCGATCCCAACGAAGACCAGCGGATGCTCTCCGGTGCCGACGGCAACATGACCACTATCGGTCAGGGCGCAACCAGTGCGGCCGGTGTCCTCATGATGGGTACACTCACCTTCACGACCGGTCAGCTTTCCGGCATGTCTGCCTACACTCTTAAGAGTAACGGTGGAGCCAGTGGCGGCCCCAAGAATCTGGACAACTGGACCCTGGCAGATTTCTCTACCACCGGATACCCGGTCTTCACCGCCAACTTCCTGGGCAAGTCCAACGCATCGACTGCAGAAGCAGCCAATGCCACCCCGATCCAGATGGATTTCGGCATCGCCAACAATGACCTTTCCAGTAATGGGAACGGTTCGGTAACCAAGGGTTGGTCCTCTGCACTCGGCACGCTGCCTACCAATGCCAGCGCCGCCCAGTTACAGAATATCGACAACGCAGGCTGGCTGCCGAACTTCAAGGATCGTGATGTCAGCGCCCTGGCAACCCAGAGCTACGACACCGGCGGCTCCTCCACTCTGTTCCAGAGCCAGGACGGATATTCCGCAGGTATCCTGCAGAATGTCTCCATCACTCGTGAGGGTGTCCTGACCGGTCACTACTCCAACGGACAGGTTCTGGAACTCTACGCCATTACGCTTGCCACGTTCACCAACGAACACGGTCTGCGACGCGAAGGCGGCAACCTGTTCACGGATACCCGCGATTCCGGGCCTGCACTGACAGGTCAGGCCGGATCATCCGGCAAGGGTACCGTCGATGGTAACGCCCTTGAAATGTCCAACGTGGACATGGCCAACGAATTCGTTCGCATGATCACCACCCAGCGTGGTTTCCAGGCGAACACCAAGGTCATCACCACTACAGACTCCATGCTCGGCGAAGTAATCGCCATGAAGCGCTAA
- a CDS encoding AMP-binding protein — protein sequence MFTKENYASYEDFCQRYELKAPENFNYSYDVLDAMDPEKVALIHVDDAGERRDFTFGFFQQSSAKLANALMAKGVKKGDRIMLVLYRRVEYWTVMLALHRIGALPIPSPSLLTKKDIVQRVNYAGISAIICEDSICERVDEARGECDGLNLFVQIDGELNDGWLDYEALMDKGGEDCPRTSDAPCGSDPMVIFFSSGTTGLPKMVLHNFDYPCSHFSTGAHWHDLEEGDIHLTLSETGWAKSVWGKFYGQWMAGAAVFVWDFRGKFEPAELLRIMAENKITTFCAPPTVYRFLVREDLSQYDLSALRHCTTAGELLNESVFHAWKKAFDMPIYEGYGQTETTLQVATFKFMEPKPGSIGKPVPGWEIALMDEEGKEVPQGEEGEICIRIDKPVLGLFDSYMDEPEKTASVKFDGWYHTGDKAWADEDGFLWFMGRTDDLIKSSGYRIGPFEVESALIAHDAVIEAAVTGVPDDVRGQLVKATVVLAPGYEGNEALTKELQGYVRELTAPYKYPRIIEYVTDLPKTISGKIKRKEIREADLKKYAN from the coding sequence ATGTTTACGAAAGAGAATTACGCGAGCTACGAAGATTTTTGTCAACGATATGAACTGAAGGCGCCGGAGAATTTCAACTACTCCTACGATGTACTGGATGCGATGGACCCGGAAAAGGTTGCGTTGATCCATGTGGATGATGCAGGAGAGCGCCGGGATTTCACCTTCGGATTTTTTCAGCAATCATCTGCCAAGCTTGCCAACGCCCTGATGGCCAAGGGCGTCAAAAAGGGCGATCGCATCATGTTGGTGCTGTATCGTCGTGTGGAATACTGGACCGTCATGTTGGCGCTGCATCGCATTGGTGCTCTGCCGATCCCCTCACCCTCCCTGCTGACCAAGAAAGATATTGTCCAGCGTGTGAATTATGCCGGTATCTCCGCCATCATCTGTGAAGACTCCATCTGCGAGCGGGTGGACGAAGCCCGCGGTGAATGTGACGGGCTAAATCTCTTTGTTCAGATCGACGGCGAACTGAACGATGGCTGGCTCGACTATGAGGCACTGATGGACAAAGGCGGGGAGGACTGTCCCCGCACTTCCGATGCTCCATGCGGTTCCGACCCCATGGTCATCTTCTTTTCCTCTGGCACGACCGGTCTGCCCAAGATGGTCCTGCACAATTTCGACTACCCGTGCAGCCACTTCTCCACCGGTGCCCATTGGCACGATCTGGAGGAGGGCGACATTCACCTGACCTTGTCTGAAACAGGCTGGGCCAAATCTGTCTGGGGCAAGTTTTACGGGCAATGGATGGCTGGAGCCGCTGTTTTTGTCTGGGATTTCCGGGGCAAATTCGAGCCGGCCGAGTTGCTGCGGATCATGGCTGAAAACAAGATTACGACGTTCTGTGCGCCGCCCACCGTGTACCGGTTCCTGGTGCGTGAGGACTTGTCTCAATATGACCTGTCGGCTCTGCGTCACTGCACGACCGCTGGTGAGCTACTTAATGAATCAGTTTTCCATGCCTGGAAAAAGGCCTTCGACATGCCCATTTATGAGGGGTACGGCCAGACGGAAACCACCTTGCAGGTGGCGACCTTCAAGTTCATGGAGCCAAAGCCCGGCTCCATCGGCAAGCCTGTTCCCGGATGGGAGATTGCGTTGATGGATGAAGAGGGCAAGGAAGTTCCTCAAGGTGAGGAAGGGGAAATCTGCATCCGTATCGATAAACCGGTGCTTGGGTTGTTCGATTCCTATATGGATGAGCCAGAAAAAACCGCTTCCGTGAAATTCGACGGCTGGTATCACACCGGCGACAAGGCATGGGCGGATGAGGATGGATTCCTCTGGTTCATGGGCCGTACCGATGACCTCATTAAAAGCTCCGGCTACCGCATCGGGCCCTTTGAGGTCGAGTCTGCATTGATTGCTCACGACGCAGTCATCGAAGCCGCCGTGACTGGTGTGCCTGATGACGTGCGCGGTCAACTGGTCAAGGCCACTGTTGTGCTGGCTCCCGGTTACGAAGGAAACGAAGCGTTGACCAAAGAGCTGCAAGGGTATGTTCGGGAACTCACCGCACCGTATAAATACCCCCGCATCATCGAGTACGTCACTGATCTGCCCAAAACCATCAGCGGCAAGATCAAGCGAAAGGAAATTCGCGAGGCGGATTTGAAAAAATACGCTAACTAG
- a CDS encoding helix-turn-helix domain-containing protein, with amino-acid sequence MEQYKEIAPRLVGLREGIGWTVEEMADLLNMPKEKVAEYESGTVEIPVGYMLDVSRLCRVDLTTLISGREPHLKSYSLVRKDEGFSVDRRKDYDYKSLGYKFAGRQMEPFLITVPAKSGEDMTETSHRGQEFIYVLEGRLEIRLDGEPVIVEEGDSFYFNSEKPHALRGLDGKDVKFLDVIL; translated from the coding sequence ATGGAACAGTACAAGGAAATCGCGCCCCGACTCGTGGGACTGCGCGAGGGCATCGGTTGGACGGTCGAGGAAATGGCCGATCTGCTGAACATGCCCAAGGAAAAAGTCGCGGAATACGAATCCGGCACCGTGGAAATTCCCGTTGGGTACATGCTGGATGTCTCCCGCCTGTGCCGCGTGGATTTGACCACGCTGATTTCGGGTCGCGAGCCGCACCTGAAGTCCTACTCGCTGGTGCGCAAGGACGAAGGGTTTTCCGTGGATCGCCGCAAGGACTATGATTACAAGTCTTTGGGCTACAAGTTCGCCGGTCGTCAGATGGAGCCGTTCTTGATTACGGTTCCGGCCAAAAGTGGTGAAGACATGACCGAAACTTCACACCGCGGTCAGGAGTTCATCTACGTGCTTGAAGGACGTCTGGAGATTCGCCTGGATGGTGAACCCGTTATCGTCGAAGAAGGGGATTCCTTCTATTTCAATTCCGAAAAGCCCCATGCCCTGCGCGGTCTGGATGGCAAGGACGTCAAATTTCTCGATGTGATTCTATAG
- a CDS encoding AMP-binding protein, producing the protein MGAIREVTLGQLLDEAVEKWPDTEAVVYVDRDFRLTYREFGELVDTVAKGLMALGVKKGEKVAVWANNVPYWVTLQFATAKIGAILLTVNTHYRSHELKYLLENSEADNLFIIGSYRDHDYLQTVYEQIPELKVQERGQLRTNKFPKLRRVFYLGHEKHRGMYSIPELQAMAAMVSDEEYQARQAELDPHDVVNMQYTSGTTGFPKGVQLTHHNIGNNGYWIGKNQEFQPGERLALTVPLFHCFGCVLGVLACINHGVTMVILEDFVPTDVMLAIDQEKCNAVYGVPTMFIAMLDHPLFPKFDFSNLRTGIMAGSPCPVEVMKRVMDKMNMTEITICYGLTESSPVMSQTKIGDTMEHMTETVGTAMPEVEIMITDPETGEEVGPGVQGEVCCRGYNVMKGYYNNPKATEETIDKDGWLHSGDLGVLDEDGYLSITGRLKDMIIRGGENIYPREIEEFLYTMDGVLDVQVAGVPSKRFGEEVGAFLILKEGVDLLPEDVTDYCRGKISKYKIPKYVTFMTEYPMTASGKIQKYKLRDHAAELWPNA; encoded by the coding sequence ATGGGAGCTATACGCGAAGTAACACTCGGACAATTGTTGGATGAGGCCGTTGAGAAGTGGCCCGATACCGAGGCCGTAGTTTATGTGGATCGTGACTTTCGTCTGACCTACCGCGAATTTGGCGAGTTGGTCGATACTGTTGCCAAGGGCCTGATGGCGCTTGGCGTCAAGAAGGGTGAAAAGGTCGCTGTCTGGGCCAACAACGTACCGTACTGGGTGACGTTGCAGTTTGCCACGGCCAAGATCGGGGCAATTTTGCTGACGGTGAATACGCATTACCGTTCGCATGAGCTCAAATATCTGCTGGAAAACTCTGAGGCCGATAACCTTTTTATCATAGGCAGTTACAGGGATCACGATTACCTGCAGACCGTCTACGAGCAGATTCCCGAACTCAAGGTGCAGGAACGAGGTCAGTTGCGGACCAACAAGTTCCCCAAGCTCAGGCGGGTGTTCTATCTCGGGCACGAGAAACATCGCGGTATGTACTCCATCCCTGAACTGCAGGCCATGGCTGCCATGGTTTCGGATGAAGAGTACCAGGCACGTCAGGCTGAGCTTGATCCGCATGATGTGGTCAACATGCAGTATACTTCCGGAACCACCGGGTTCCCCAAGGGCGTGCAACTGACCCATCACAACATTGGCAACAACGGGTACTGGATCGGCAAGAATCAGGAATTTCAGCCCGGAGAACGGCTGGCGCTGACCGTGCCGCTGTTCCATTGTTTCGGCTGCGTGCTTGGCGTGCTTGCCTGTATCAACCACGGTGTGACAATGGTCATTCTGGAGGACTTTGTCCCCACTGATGTCATGCTCGCCATTGATCAGGAAAAGTGCAACGCCGTGTACGGTGTGCCTACGATGTTCATCGCCATGCTCGATCATCCCTTGTTTCCCAAGTTTGACTTCTCCAACCTGCGGACAGGCATCATGGCCGGTTCGCCTTGTCCGGTCGAAGTCATGAAACGGGTCATGGACAAAATGAACATGACCGAGATCACCATCTGCTACGGCCTGACCGAGAGCAGTCCGGTCATGTCCCAGACCAAGATCGGCGATACCATGGAGCACATGACCGAGACCGTTGGCACGGCAATGCCCGAGGTCGAGATCATGATCACTGATCCTGAAACCGGCGAGGAAGTCGGTCCTGGTGTTCAGGGCGAAGTGTGCTGTCGCGGTTACAATGTCATGAAAGGGTACTACAACAACCCCAAGGCCACCGAAGAGACCATCGACAAGGATGGCTGGCTGCACTCCGGCGACCTCGGTGTGCTGGACGAGGATGGGTACCTTTCCATTACCGGACGTCTTAAGGATATGATCATTCGTGGTGGCGAGAACATTTATCCTCGTGAAATCGAGGAGTTCCTGTACACCATGGACGGCGTGCTTGATGTGCAGGTAGCCGGCGTCCCGAGCAAACGTTTCGGTGAAGAGGTGGGTGCATTCCTTATCCTCAAGGAAGGAGTGGATCTGTTGCCCGAAGATGTCACCGATTATTGCCGTGGCAAGATATCCAAATACAAGATACCAAAATACGTCACCTTCATGACTGAATACCCGATGACCGCATCGGGCAAGATTCAGAAATACAAACTGCGCGACCACGCCGCCGAGCTGTGGCCAAACGCGTAG
- a CDS encoding helix-turn-helix domain-containing protein, whose translation MTSIGKRIQSYREKQNLSIEDLANRTVLSEDFIRAVEDDDMYPSLRPLVKLARALGVRLGTFLDDQVSSDPLITRLADREEELTMHPDGKEPGVVFHSLGKGKTDRHMEPFFIELLPESAKDETLSSHEGEEFIVVHSGQVRIKYGQEETILSPGDSSYFNSVVPHNVACHGDEKAEIYAVLYFPE comes from the coding sequence ATGACTAGCATCGGTAAGAGGATTCAATCCTACCGTGAAAAGCAGAATCTGAGCATCGAAGACCTGGCCAACCGCACCGTTCTTTCAGAAGATTTCATCCGCGCCGTCGAAGACGACGACATGTACCCCTCACTGCGTCCGCTGGTAAAACTTGCACGCGCTCTGGGCGTTCGCCTGGGCACCTTTCTGGATGATCAGGTGTCATCCGACCCGCTGATCACCCGTCTTGCCGACAGGGAAGAAGAACTGACCATGCATCCTGACGGCAAGGAGCCGGGGGTTGTCTTCCATTCTCTGGGTAAAGGGAAAACCGATCGGCACATGGAGCCATTTTTCATTGAACTGCTTCCTGAGTCCGCCAAGGATGAAACGCTTTCCTCCCATGAAGGCGAAGAGTTCATCGTTGTCCACTCCGGGCAGGTTCGCATCAAGTATGGTCAGGAAGAGACCATCCTTTCGCCTGGTGATTCCAGCTACTTCAATTCCGTGGTGCCGCACAACGTGGCCTGTCATGGTGATGAAAAGGCTGAAATCTACGCTGTCCTCTACTTCCCGGAGTAG
- a CDS encoding tetratricopeptide repeat protein produces MTNEKLTSKKVPQDEGTFEGAIPDDVNREKISGVFSSQTVNKVGTGTTQRKMIQKAYWFAREIAPDEAGETPMVEVQPLNTNNIPSGPKEEIPLPDFLERYTPELEYYQTEVFPRMQEMNSTIQRAEQQRDQGALYSAEFEYSAALEFDENNVRANFGLGLTYMERGDAAKASDIFERIVGLDAAFTSQHKHLFNEFGINLRKSNLLDQAVTYYTRALEITDNDENLYYNIGRAYFQRGDIDLAQEHLQKALEIAPNFEEAQKFLDYIAKHRDK; encoded by the coding sequence GTGACGAATGAAAAATTGACGAGCAAAAAAGTTCCGCAAGATGAAGGGACTTTTGAAGGTGCCATACCCGATGATGTCAATCGGGAAAAGATATCCGGCGTGTTCTCCAGCCAGACCGTCAACAAGGTCGGAACCGGTACCACGCAACGGAAGATGATTCAAAAAGCATACTGGTTCGCCCGAGAGATCGCTCCTGATGAGGCGGGAGAAACGCCCATGGTCGAAGTCCAGCCTCTCAACACCAACAATATTCCTTCCGGCCCAAAGGAGGAAATCCCTCTGCCCGACTTTCTGGAGCGCTACACTCCGGAGCTCGAATACTATCAGACCGAAGTGTTTCCGCGGATGCAGGAAATGAACTCAACCATCCAACGTGCCGAGCAGCAACGTGATCAGGGAGCATTGTATTCTGCCGAGTTCGAATACTCTGCCGCCCTCGAATTTGATGAAAACAACGTACGCGCCAACTTTGGTCTGGGCCTCACCTACATGGAACGAGGGGACGCAGCCAAGGCCAGCGATATTTTTGAGCGTATCGTCGGGCTGGATGCAGCGTTCACCAGTCAGCACAAACATCTTTTCAACGAGTTCGGCATCAATCTTCGCAAGTCCAATCTGCTCGATCAGGCCGTCACCTACTACACACGGGCATTGGAAATCACCGACAACGACGAGAATCTCTACTACAACATCGGCCGTGCCTATTTTCAGCGTGGAGACATTGACCTGGCCCAGGAACATCTCCAAAAAGCACTCGAGATAGCACCGAATTTTGAAGAGGCGCAGAAGTTTCTCGACTACATAGCGAAGCATCGGGACAAGTAA
- a CDS encoding ABC transporter ATP-binding protein, with the protein MSLGLDQVTFQYADGPVILDAVSLSIPDNSYTLVRGPSGAGKSTLLRLFSRLEEPQSGHILFHGAPCETVPPPQYRRSVAYMQQMPSLISGTIRDNLLLPFTFKANSVLSHPNDQELQDRLKAFLLDCFSLDTRADTLSVGQAQRLCFIRSLLLEPEVILLDEPTASLDADSAAIVLEKTVELHNNGMTVLMISHSEQSPPGVTHTLHFNNKKLELS; encoded by the coding sequence ATGTCACTCGGGCTGGATCAGGTCACTTTTCAGTATGCCGACGGCCCTGTCATATTGGACGCTGTTTCACTGTCCATCCCGGACAACAGCTACACGCTGGTGCGCGGACCTTCCGGTGCCGGAAAATCCACCCTGCTTCGACTCTTTTCCCGTCTGGAAGAACCCCAATCCGGCCATATCCTTTTCCATGGCGCTCCCTGCGAAACCGTTCCGCCACCACAGTACCGGCGCTCGGTGGCCTACATGCAGCAGATGCCATCATTGATCAGCGGCACCATCCGCGACAACCTGCTCCTGCCCTTCACTTTCAAAGCGAATAGCGTGCTAAGCCACCCCAATGATCAGGAGTTACAGGATCGGCTTAAGGCGTTTCTGCTCGATTGCTTTTCCCTGGACACCCGTGCCGACACCTTATCTGTTGGTCAAGCGCAGCGGCTTTGTTTCATACGAAGCCTACTGCTTGAGCCGGAAGTCATCCTGCTCGATGAACCGACAGCCTCACTGGACGCCGACAGTGCAGCCATTGTTTTGGAAAAAACCGTTGAGTTGCATAACAACGGCATGACCGTACTCATGATATCCCACTCGGAACAATCACCCCCGGGGGTGACACACACCCTTCATTTCAACAACAAAAAGCTGGAATTGTCATGA